The genomic window ATCTATTAGCTTTCCATAAAACACGGTTCCAGATCCTCCTTTCCCGATCATCCTCTGGAAGTTATTAGTTATCCTCATTATGTCCTTGTATGTGAACAAATAGCTACTTTCTAATGCCAAATGGGTGTGTGTCTTTCCATTCACATTGTCGTTATCTGGCACAGAAGCAGAGATGGTTAACAGTCATgtggtatgtatatatatatatatatatgtatatatatatacttagaGAAGAATGTCGAGACTCATACTACTGCTGGTGGTTGAACCTTGGTTCCGTCTCATATTATTCTTTCTCTGAAGGATCGAAGCTAGAATGATTCCAAGAATGAATATGAATAGAGTTGGAGCACAAATGGAGAGCACTAGCAAAATAACATTGTGTTTCTTCTTGCAGGTTCCATCCAGACAAAGTTGGGTATAATTGTCCAGCCTGTGAGCAAGAAAACTCATTTCTTAGACAAGGATTGACGATTAAGTAGCTGTTCATTGTTTAGGATTAATAATTTAAACCAGACCTTACTGAAAGTGATCCATCATCCATCCTCTGTTTGAGGGTACTTGGAATTGGGCCAGAAAGGTGATTACCTGATAAATCTCTGGATGCCCAGTTTTGTGTGACAATTCCATTACGCAAAAGAAGGAGAGTTAGTATCAATCccatgcattaaaaaaaaaatctaactcTTGTGTATGTGTTAATGATGATTGAGAGATTAAAATTTTGTACCTCTTCATTATTCCTGCTTTATGCATTCATAAAGTGTAGATTCCTAATAAAGATAAAGCGAGTCCAATTCTTGTTTGTCTGAATTTTTTCCTACTTTTGGTTTCTTGAGCAGTCCGTGACGTCTGTCATGGTAGTATCAACTACTATCAAAGAACATCCGAAATTGAGAAGTACAGATTTCTTCTCAAGAGATATGCACCTAGTTGTCTCTAAGAAGTCAGTCATATAAAGGATGGCTCATCATTGCTTCAAACTGGGGAAGTTGAAGTTCAAATGACAGGCAATCCGAAGGCAAAACTGTTGATCCAGGATTTCATTTTTCGAGAATATTACTTTTGATGATCACGTTGGAGGAGAATTGTTAAGCATACTTACAGCGTCATTAAACTTGTCATTTTTCCCAGGAAATCAGGTATGGGCCCTTCCAAGTCATTTCCCGACAAGTTCCTGCAATATCAGAAGATCAGAAATAATTTCACCTTAACAGGATCATTTGTCCATAGATTAGAAGGAAAGGTATACTCACAATGAATGAATTGATGCAAATTGATAGATATAATTGGATATGGAGCCATTTAAGCGACTATACGAGAGATCCCTGCGTAGTAATTAACATTGAACTAATTGCGACTGTTGACAGTAAAAGGTTCACAAGAAAGACAAATCAGTGTTGCTTACAAGGAAATGATTTTTGGTGATGAAGGATTTTCATAGCTGCAGCCCAATCCATCCCAAGGGTAGCCCTGGGGAAGACATGGATCAGAATTCCAGTTTTTCTTCAAGTTGTAATGGTCTCTAGTTCCCCTGATTGCGTCAACTGCAACGAAGATGTTTCAAGACCAACGGTGGCCAGCATCAACAAGCTTGTTATACGAAAACCAGAAATGATTCTAATTTCTATGGAATAGAGTTCCTAAAGACCCACCATCCTGCTCGTTGGTCGCAGAGCCAGTGACATCACGTGCTTCGTAGACCTCAAGAGCATTTATAATTGGCCCACGAGTAGAAGTCTGTGTAACATTTATTGAGAACGAATAGCTTACCAGAGTGTCAGGTGAAGTGCTGTATACGGTGTTCGAAGCAAGATATCTAAGAACTAAAGAATCTAACCAAGGTTGTCCATTCTTGGTGATTGTGAGATTTCTTGTTTGGTTTCCTTTGTAGTCTATCAGCTCCGCAAAATGGAAGAAAGCATAGATGCGAGCACTGGGTTTCGTGTTCCATTTGATTGTGATGGGACCGGGTGAGGTCACAGCAGTCTGCATAATGGCAGTGGGCCGTCCAAATCTCTTGGTAGAGTCTTCCTTTACTTCCAGATTTGTGATAAGTGGAGTCCCATATAGATTGTGGTCTGGTGTCCATATACGATCATAGGGATCAGCAGGAAACCTGTGTGCCATAGTTGAacctttatttttcaaaattttcagaagaaaatggatgaaTTTTATTTCGTTATTTACAACAAACAGAAATCGGAGTCACCTTCCACGAAGGGCAACAATGCAAGTTGCAAACAGAATGAAGACgcaagcaagtttttttttttttttttttagaagtgtttttcttttggttttttgatatttctgtaAGGAACGTGAGGTATTTTGGCATCTTTTGTCTGTAAATGTATAAGTTTCAGTTAAGCACTCCAATGTATAGCGAAGTAGGAACCATCTTCAGTTTCAGAATGGGAGGCAATTTTGCGTGTAATTAAAACACGTGCAACGGCCGTGACTGTGGACCAGGTTCATCTGGACTACTCCAAACCCGAAGTCAAGGTTAGCTCAGTCCACCCCAGGCCTGCTAggtgaaaatttaaaaaatataattttaagataataatatataacataattaatcataataaaatgtataattatatgtaatatgtatattaaaaaaatattattaaaaataagttattgGACCTGGACCAACAACTTGTCAGCGAGCCTAGTGCTTAATATTCAGGCTCACCTCACTTCCTTGAGGAAGTCAGCCCATATATTCTAAGCTGGGTTTAATTTACTAGACTTTCTAAAGGAACCTTGGACTAAAAACTATGGAGCATTTGAAGTCCTTGGCTGAATCCAGCGGAGTCACagctaggcctgggcatcgggtcggccgGATGTccaaaactcgagctcgagccaggctcagttacaataaaaaatattttttaaaatttaaaatattttttgaatataaaatatattaaaaataataaaatatatattattaattaaagataatatttaaaatctatCGGGCCAAATCAGGTACCCATCCGTCAACCCGGGCCTGTTTTCTTGGGTATGGGCctgggcccgatgcccacctctAGTGATGGCCAGTATTGGTGAATTTGCTGATACTTACCATATCTCCTGACTctcaatttctaaaatttttgtagtacttatttttttcttttcttaaatgtaagaagaaagaaataaatagatGTGCCCTATTTCTCTAGCTATGTCTAGATATGCAAACACTAGTTTCTTAAGGGGCCATATAGTTATAGTAACAGTTTGTAACTGTACCATGAGTCAGTCCCAAAGTTGGTGACAGTTACATGAAATATATATTGTAACACAATCAcagtgtcccatgaatctactCCAGTATTGGAAGTAGATTCATTTAACAGTAACTACCAAATGACCGCTAAGGTAAGCTGCTAAATAGCGTCTGATAAAAAAGAATCCATGAGCGAAAATTGCATAAAGACAGCACCTTGATTCTTTGGTAGATCCGAAGTCGATTCTCTTGAAGGTCACAAGCGATGATCCGTTGGCAGGTGAGTATATACCATCATATGGCCGAAGTTCCAAAGCTGATATGAACGGCGTGCTGTTGCCCGTCTTAAGCAAACACACTGATAGGGAAGTTGAGGTTGCACTCTTGATTATCTCGGTTCGTAAAACATGAGTTGCATTATCCAGCTGAATCGTGTTCCAGAGGTCTAGCCCCATGTAGATGTCGAATTTTGGAACCGAGCTCAACCCGTCGTAATTCCCATACATGAAGGAAGCTCGGACCATGTATCTCGAGCCTGAAGTCAAGGGTTCTAAACTGTAGCAGTTCCTTGTATACTGTGGAAAGCTTCTTACTGTTTGGTAGATTCGTGGACTGCTGGTCACATAGTCCGTAGAGATTTGGTTCGCAACTCCACTGGATATATATGAATGGTCAGAGGTGTAAAATAGACCAATATCAGTACTGTTGTAGCTTGTACCATCTGGGGTGCCACAGTCCAAACTGATAAAACCTGCAGGGAGCAAAGAGACGACGTTTGGTGGACCAGAATTAATGACGCTTTCTCAATCAATTCATTCATTAAGGCGAGCGTTTGATATACTTAGAATCATGAAATTGTAGAATCAAATGCCAATTTTTTTAAGGAATTGGAATTACTAAACAAACGTGGTATTTTTGTTTTCcgaattaaaaaaactaaaacctaaaattttgatttcaatctaATTTGAAGATGaattaagattttgaaattttggttcttgagtcaaaatttcaaaccatcaaacaccctcCTAAGGCTCCATTCGGGAGTCTTACATTCCATCCCATGATGATGGAGATACGATTTCTGCAACAGAAGTGCAAGGGTTGCTATGTTTCCGCATCTCTCGTTTGATTCACCCGTTGATCGTTGGAACAGTAGGGGGGCCTTCGTTCCAGATGTGTTTTGCTGGACATCAACCCCACACTTGATAACTATGGGAATGATCTAGTGTCCTTACCTTCTTGAGCTGCTACTTGAAGATGGAAGGCAGCAAGAAATAGCAGAAAGAAGCAGCCCCATGCCATCATGATCGAGGGAGTACTGTGGCTTCCCCTCCCGCCTTAAGTTTCCCTTCCTAAGGGACATTAACAACCTGCTCCCCACAACAATATATCGGAGGCACACACGGTTGTGTATTCATTGCAAATCACGAGTCAGCGGCGTGGTTCTTACTCGGTAGACTGCGGCTTCCGTATATCAATTTCTATGAAGTGCTGTGCATTTttgactttttaacttttttaaaatccTTTTTCAACCTTTTCAAaagagtttttcttttcttttatatatattttaatgggAGCATTTTGGTGTGCACCTAACCACTTTGTCGATTAACCGTTTATCACGTAACAGGCCAAGTCTTTGAATAATAACTTATTAGTTGACTTGACTCCAATGACGTACGTATCGAATGggcagaagaaagaaaggagcaGAACCGGACATTAAAGCAatagcggagccagaattttttggttgaaaggTATTTGAGTTGACAAGTTCCTCGCAATAACAAGGGAAACTTCTCCTATGAACCTTGAATTGCATGGAAGTGGTCTCACTCTTAATGCCAAAAAACTCACTTTGACAAGTTCTATTTTCCAATGAAACAGAAGAAAGGACTCACTTCCATTCAGATTTGGAAGGAAATGCTTAGATTTATCGTGGAAAAAACCCCCGTTTCAACTTAGCAAACAGGCTACTAGTCATGCAGTTAGGAAAACTGAAGCAGAGAAACCATAAACTTTGAATAAAAGGATCCCTATGCCAAACGTCAATTTCTTGTGGAAGTTGTTGAACAGCTACCTTGGATATTTAACACCGACATATTTTCTCTAGCGACACCCGTTTCTGTCGCTGTTGCTGAGTCTAGATCCACGCATACTTGTTCTGTCCATTGAGGCTACGACTTTCTACAACGGGCAAGAAAAAGCAGACCATACTTGCTCTCTTAACCTTGCATATGAAATATTTATTTGGGAAGTCAGtggtggagttagaaatttctaaCTAAGGGCCATTGAAggtttaacttttaaattttatgggGAACTCTaatgtaaataagtaaaaaattaagcatcaacataaaataaaacatttttttgtggaCTGGTGTGGGCACATGCGGCTCCACCACCGATTTGGAAATTCACAAAGCAAGCTAAGGAAACATTTAAACATTGACTTGTGAATGAAATAATACAaaccaaaaatcaaataattgatGGGTATGTATATCATACAAAGGATTTTGGGCAGCCTTCTCCAGGTTCGGGTTTTCCCATTTGGCTCAACCAGAAAATCATTGAAGATGACATACTTAAGAAACAATAGCGAGAAGAAACGGTGTCGATCGCTTTTTGATCTCTTGTGACAAAAATTTCAACTTGTTGATTACTTGTTGTAAGGATGAAATGATTTTGTTATAACTGAAAGAGTACCTTAATTCGAAGATCCTTTGTGCTGATGTCTCTGTGATCATACATCAAAAATCATTCCTAGCTATTTGAAAGAGCAtatcctaaaattttaaaaatttagtttaatttatattaaaaattttgaaaaattatattttgaccgCTGTGAACAGCGCCtacaatgaaaaattcctacgTTTGCTCCTGCAAATATATATGTTCAAAAGAATACAACTAAAATCATATTTCAAGGCATGCATTAACAGTCAAAAGAATCTCATGCATTAGTTACCATGAAGTGACGttaattgattgttttttttatggagTTGGATTTATCTCTGTCATGGTCATGCCCTAGTGAAGCCCTTTTCGAACTTTTAATCTCATTTACCAGGAAGTCTTTAAGTATAATAGTCTAAGAGGCTAAAAGATAAACTAAGTAATAGTTATTTATTTCCAAATTGTTTGCACATACAAGTTTTTAAACTAAAAGATGCGCTAAGAATTTAGGCGTCAAATTGGTATTTGAATGTTTATGATGTTTACTCAACTTCATTAATAAAATACAATTCTGTAAATCCTTCTTTTTATCTGAACAACATCTAGATCTGTAAACAGGTGATCACATCATTACTAGAAAACGACAATGAAACAACTTTGGCATCTGTTGTCTCTCCTGTTTTTGAacatttagagagagaaagggaggtgGAGATAAGCTATTTGAGGAGTCCAAGCTTTACGTATACACAGGCAGGCAATATGaaacttaaaaacaaaaaaggaaatcaaaggAGGTGAGGACCTTGTGCTTGAATAATGAGACCATCACGAGCAACTCGAGTCGGCTcaggctcaagctcaagctcaagctcgacctggctttttttttttatacgaATGGAGTTTAATAGAGTCAAGATTCGAGTTGCATGGACTTGACTATATTAAATTGACTGGGCTCGTGTGTGCGGACTTATGCAATCGGTCGGCATTCCTCcctattaacaaaaaaattaggaGCAGTCCAGTTAATTTTCGTTCCAATTTTTCTGTCAATTTATGcgtgtttttttctctttaattgcTTGTATTGTCGAGGATTTCATCGAACCCATTTGTGACTGAATTCGGTCGGCACCAACCACCAGCCCATCAACGCACGTTGGAGCTTTAAACAAGTCGACCCCTAGACGAGCTCGAGCCAAGTAAGATATGAGTCGTGTGAAGCTGGAGCTCGGCTCAGCTCGTGTGTGTGAGGACCAAAGAGAAAAAGTAGAAGCCTTACCCTTGTGAGGACCAAAGATATGAGTGGTGTAAAGctggagctcgactcagctcgtgtgcaTCCGGTGTGaaggtaaaagagaaagaaaaactagaAGCCTTACCCTTGTGAAACAGAACTCCCATCACGTGATCAATACTTAGATGCATCTAAAATCGATCAGTGGCTCTGATCTTGATGCGGGGAAATTTGTTCTGTACAACACAAAAAGTGGTTCGACTGAGGTTATACTAGAAAAGTAAAAGGTaggaagccaaaaaaaaaaaatcatgatccaGATTTAGAGAAGAATCTACAGGACTCTGAATCAAGTAAAACTGCGGAAGAAAAAGTTACTAGTGCAAAAGTGGAAGGCGAAGGTGATAAAAGGGAAAGAATAACCTCATAAGATAGCTTTCATCAGATGGTGATTCAAGATTGGGATCATTTAGTTACTGGGCCATGGGTTAAGATCCGAGCCATACATACCAAAACTCGGCTAACTTGGCTGAGAATAGTTTGACCCAAAGGTTCGTTGAATCCGTTGGGAACCGCAGAGTTAGGCGCGATATGAGTTTCAGCaatatatgaaatgaaattaACAAGAACCGCAATGAAATGATTCTTTATACAGCAAGGAGGACTCCGCTCCCGCCCGTGCGCccc from Nymphaea colorata isolate Beijing-Zhang1983 chromosome 6, ASM883128v2, whole genome shotgun sequence includes these protein-coding regions:
- the LOC116256370 gene encoding probable LRR receptor-like serine/threonine-protein kinase At1g05700 — translated: MMAWGCFFLLFLAAFHLQVAAQEGFISLDCGTPDGTSYNSTDIGLFYTSDHSYISSGVANQISTDYVTSSPRIYQTVRSFPQYTRNCYSLEPLTSGSRYMVRASFMYGNYDGLSSVPKFDIYMGLDLWNTIQLDNATHVLRTEIIKSATSTSLSVCLLKTGNSTPFISALELRPYDGIYSPANGSSLVTFKRIDFGSTKESRFPADPYDRIWTPDHNLYGTPLITNLEVKEDSTKRFGRPTAIMQTAVTSPGPITIKWNTKPSARIYAFFHFAELIDYKGNQTRNLTITKNGQPWLDSLVLRYLASNTVYSTSPDTLVSYSFSINVTQTSTRGPIINALEVYEARDVTGSATNEQDVDAIRGTRDHYNLKKNWNSDPCLPQGYPWDGLGCSYENPSSPKIISLDLSYSRLNGSISNYIYQFASIHSLNLSGNDLEGPIPDFLGKMTSLMTLDLSGNHLSGPIPSTLKQRMDDGSLSVRLDNYTQLCLDGTCKKKHNVILLVLSICAPTLFIFILGIILASILQRKNNMRRNQGSTTSSNNDNVNGKTHTHLALESSYLFTYKDIMRITNNFQRMIGKGGSGTVFYGKLIDGSEVAVKTLTRTTVQSCKEFAAEIKLLTKVHHKYLVSFHGFCEEGDNMILLYEYMSGGNLRELLSEDSGSSVVLSWKQRLKIALSSAKGLEYLHSGCRLPIIHRDVKTSNILLNGNSEAKLADFGLSKICATDDITHMTTTVAGTPGYVDPEYYNTNKLTEKSDVYGFGMVLLELITGHRAILTLEAQRVHILQWVTPKIMRGDVASLVDPRLQGQYNINSIWKVVEIALACGEEAAIRRPTMTEVVNGLKAAMEIEGQGSIREGVFASQSFEGHAQSDIDSSIYPTAR